The Chanos chanos chromosome 9, fChaCha1.1, whole genome shotgun sequence genome includes the window tttgtctttttggctttttttttttttttcgctgaaGATGGTGGTGAGCTGTAGCTATGGAAAATCCTTCGCAAATGTTGAGAAAAGGCGAGTTTGGATGAGTTTGAGACAGAACACAGGCCTCTGGAAGGCCTCCATGTTTGGAGCAACAGTGAAGTTGAGTAAAATCTCTGGAGAACGTGAGGAACTTGTGAATGAGACGTGTCATTTGCTATTTTGACTGCTGTTGGTGTCATACTATTGTTTCCTCTTTAGGACTTCTATCATATCTTAACtgaaatgtgagaaaatgttTCTGGGGACATATAGAACTGCATGTTCTGAAACCTTTGGAATGCTCCCTGGTGCTGTGGGTATTGTCACCTTACTTTATGAATGTAATCACTCTTCAGAATTTCAGGTCATCCTAAAAATACATAATGTAGCTTTCTTTGGCCATGGGTTGAACCTCAGTTACGATGATTGAATTGCGCAAACAAGAAATTTTATATTCGGTTGATAAAACCACTGCCTTTTCTCTTGTGAATAAAAGTCATGATTTTGCAAGTTGATTTTCTGAAATAACATGGTGGTTTGAAATAGCTTCATTTGTGAAACAAAAGCACAGTGCATTCACTTATTATTCTTTGGAGGTGAATGTCAAGATTTTTTCAGTGTCCATAAATGCACcagcacatacgcacacacacacacacacacacacacacacacacacacacacacacacatccatattttACCCACTGACAATCCTACAAACAAAttacacaaagacattttgtaTTGGTGGATTATGTGTATTATCTCCAATGGGCCGTGTAACCAGTAAACATGGAACAGAGAGTGTGAAGCTGtcatcatattttcatttgtatttactGGGGCTTCCAGTTTAAGAGAGTTACACAGCTGTATCGGGATATATTTAGAAAATGCTCTCATGTCTTTCTGAACTTCCCAGATTCTCCTCTACTGCAAGGCCAAATACAGCTGaatcttcttctttctttttatcagtAATCTTTAGAGCTTAAACCAAATTATTCAGCCGTTAAATACATATGTTGCACTGTGTTCAGTGAATGATCATGGTCAAGTGAGAAAAAGTGCATGTTACCTTCAAGGCTTTGAATGATACCAAGAGCCATTCACATCCAATTCATACTGTCAAGCTGAGAACAAGAAGCTTGTTCTCAGCTTGACAGTATGGAAACCAATCCACAACAGAGTTAGCAGTAAGCTGCGGTAACAGAAGATGTAAATGTTTGGAGAAATATACTTGGCTGGCAGACAAAAATATCTCTCCTGACTTATTGACCTTACACACATTCTTCAGCAGTTTAAGAAATGGGAATGAAAGCACAAGAGAATTCCTAGAGAACAATGCAATGGTAAACAACCAATCCATCCTTGGACAAAACAACCCATAACTCCAAAATATGACCTATGCGATCTCCACCCAGATGCTTTTACATTGCTTCTCGCCATAGAGATTAGTTTGCAGTAGTgaacattttcataattaaagCTTCAGCAATGTTTCTGTTTACATCAACAATCTCATAACATCTGCAGAACTTTGCCCCACTTAACTGCTCAGTCATACTTACTCAAAGTTGTTAATTATTATGAGGTCTTTATAACATCATTATAAATGTGTAATAAGGTGCTTATAAGGTGTTCACTCAATACAAATGTATacatttgaattttgaatttgcTTTCTTCAGTTCAAATTCACTTCACTAAAATATGTCTTGCGTTCCATCTCAAAGTGAGGTAAACGGTTCACATTATTCATCAATATTCAATTAATCCAATTAACCAGAATTATTTACCAATATTAATTAAATCTGTGTGATTGGAGCCTAGACCCACATGTTCTTAAGAGTGAAGATTGAAACTGATTCTTACTGCTGCACCTCAGATGACTTCATCTAGGGCAAAGATGAGTGAGGTATCAAAATCTTTTGGTcatcaaaatctctctctggtctttaaACAATTTATTCAAGCTGAGAATAGCCCATCCAAGTAGGATTAGGCATGTAATAACATTTAAACGCAACACTTACATTTGAGGCTGACGTGCCCACACGGACTGATCAATGACAGATGGATTAGCTGTGCTGATGCGTACAATACTGTTTAGGATTGGGAGCAGCTCTCAGTTAAACAAGACAAAGTGCCCAAGCGCGAGTCTGCGTTCCCTTCCATAACCCCCTGTTTTCTCCGCAGGCAGTCGAGAGGCCGCTTTTGTCTACGCCATCTCCTCAGCAGGTGTGGTCTATGCTATCACAAGGGCCTGCAGCCAAGGAGAGCTCAAGACATGCAACTGTGACCCCCACAAACGAGGACGGGCCAGTGATGACCGTGGCGAGTTTGACTGGGGTGGTTGCAGTGACAACATCAACTATGGCATCAAATTTGCCAAGGCCTTTGTGGACGCCAAAGAGAGGACGGTAAAGGATGCACGGGCTTTGATGAACCTGCACAATAACCGTTGTGGGAGAATGGTAAGCACCACTGTCAGGATCTAAGGCAATAATTTGTAACCTTCAGTACGATGTCATATGCATACttcttcatttaatttaaaattgatATAAGAAAATAGGAATCCTTTGTTGTGCTCTAGTATTTGCTCATAGTAATCAGTTGACAAAGCTTTTGAAATAAATTCCCCTAGGAAGATATAGCATATTGTTAGTTTTTCATACAACACAAAGAGATAGGTAACTGTGCTGAAACATCCCAGCTTTATTATTTACCAAAGATGATTGATGATGCCATGGCAGCTTGTAATAATGCCGCAGAAAATAGATCTGAACAAAGGGTTAAAAGTACAGcgttcacacatttttttaacatggaGTACAGTTATACAGGATAGTAGTTCTGCTATATCATATCTTCAAAGACATCATTGGAAGTGACATTTCTGATGATTGCTTGTGTTCAAATagacaacacacagactaaaacaACATTCAAATCATCATGAATGTGAAGAAGCCACAACATATTTCCCTAGTGGACTATATGTTGGGCATCATGATCGGTTTTGGACTCAATGTTACCTGTTTGCTTCTAGGCTGTGAAGCGCTTCATGAAGCTGGAGTGTAAGTGCCATGGTGTAAGTGGGTCATGCACGCTGAGGACATGTTGGTTAGCAATGTCGGATTTTCGAAAAACAGGAGACTATCTTCGCAAAAAGTACAATGGAGCCATTGAGGTGACCATGAATCAAGATGGCACAGGATTCACGGTGGCCAATAAGGATTTCCGAAAAGCAACCAAGAACGACCTAGTGTACTTTGAGAACTCACCCGATTACTGTCTAATGGACAAAGCTGCAGGTTGGttaatcctttttcaaaatcagGACCACTGaataaatgttccttttttaaaaacagaacagtttgtATCACAACCAAATGAATCCAAGAGTCCATGTGTGAGAAGGACCTGAAACagtctttttaatgtttatgtgaaTTTGACCTTGTGCTCCCCTGACATATGGTTGGATAAATGGTAAGAATTTTACGATAAGCTTATACAGACTCTAATAGTTGACATCAATCTTTGTAAGAACCACAGGTACTTGGGTTCACGTGGACGGCACAGTAGGACCTCAGCTGATAATGTATGTAGAAAAGACATTTGTGTGTAATCCTTTTCAAGCATGCCTGGCTCTGGTTAGACCTCACGGATGAATGGGGAGTCTGTGagacatgacaaaaacaaggTCAACATCTCAAATCCCTTTAGAAACCAGGCCACAGCTGCAGAGGGTTTATAGACTGTCCATGCCATGGTTGATATCCTTTGACCCCCAAGTCAATCTCTCAAGCCTTTACATGTCTATGCCTTGTTAACCAGGCAAAGTGTATTAGCAAAGACATTCTATCAAAAGATTTATTGacagatgaataaaatgtctcaATTTGCATATACAgccaaaaaacagaagaaatcaGTCAAACACCCTTTTGTTAGTAAAACTAAAACGTCTTGACAGAATAAGAATTTCTAGCCAGTACCTTTAGTTTTTTTAAGTGAATCATATCATATAACCGTAAAGACTGAAACTGAATTGCTAGATTTTCGCAGAAATGGCCTTTGTCCCAAATCCTAAAAGTAACAAGCAGCAAGTCTACTTATTCAAAGCCTAGTAAAATCTGTGTGAGTCAGCTAGCTGTAAGTGAGAAAATCGTGATTTGGTAGCAGCGGTAAGCTGATTCTCACACCTGCCCCTACTTAGCTCCTCTGACCTGAGAGCCTCAGGGGGGCTACAGCTCTGAGGGGGTCACGAGAGGGGAGTCCTCTGGCCAGCTAATCCCTGACACTCTCCCTCTTTGACTCCTTACACTTGTAGGGACAAAACAGCAATAGACTCTTCAAGCATAGCTGCATCTTCCTGTGTTATTCCATGGGAAAAACACATGAGCACACCAGGCTGTTCTTATACTAAAGATGCAATAGACTGGTCAAAGTCAGGACATTTGGTTGGATTCAAATTATGTTTCAGCTGCCACAGTTGTCCAACAGTGCAGCTCTCAGACTTTACTATGAGTCATACGTGCAATGTTTGGTTGAGtagagaatgagacagacagcTTAAGGCTCTGTGATTTTAGCAGGTCAGTGCCCCGCTGCCTCCATTAAACCCCTCCTCCTCTTGGAATTTGCACCCCAAGGATACAACAGGCTCATTTTTCAAATCCCATTCTCTCTGCCTGCCAACATGGTTCTCACATCGATTTGAAAGGGAGcgcagagggagagggatatTCTGTTGTCACTGACTCTCCTGAGCGTGAGAGCGAGCGTCCGTTATGGATTTAACCCTTAGACTAGCCATGCGAATACAGAAAGGGAGCCACTTCATTCAAAGCATGGGCCAGAGGAATTCAAAAATTGTTCAGGCCCACCAGAAATATGGTGAAGGTTTGAAGTATCGGGATGgtgttttatgatttttgtGAAGTCTCGGCTGTCTCGTGAGCTGTACAATTTGCAGTGCAATCGTTAAACGATTCTCTTTCTACCACAGGTTCCTTAGGAACAGCAGGTCGTGTCTGCAATAAGTCCTCACGAGGTACGGATGGCTGTGAGGTCATGTGCTGTGGGAGGGGCTATGACACCACGCGCATCAAGCGCATCACCAAATGCGAGTGCAAGTTCAAGTGGTGTTGTGCAGTGGAGTGCAAGGATTGTGAGGAGGCAGTGGACATCCATACTTGCAAGGCTCCCAAACGTGCTGAGTGGCTGGACCAGACCTGAGGGACACATCCTTCTTCTTTCATTTGCCTCCCACTTTCCCCTTTCCTCAGGAGCTCCGAATTGGCCATGGCATTCTGGGATATGAGAGTCCATCCCTCACGCAACACCACTACCCCTGTTACCCCAATTCCTTCAAACCATTCTTCCCTCCATTCCTTGTTGCATGGCTTCTTTATAACTGTCTCTTGCAAAAGAATAAAAGCACTAGCAACTAAACTGCATTTCCCAAGAATATCTGGGTGAACCGGACCTGGCGcatctctcatttcttttatgAAAAGGAATTTGAGTGAGGACTAAAATGGTGAAATGGAAACATGTTAAAACTGTGAATGTTTTACTgagggttttatttttgtgtttttagtaCTTGGAGAGAATATTTTTTGAGTGTTGttttgagaggagaaaaaaggtgTGCTGCTTTCAAAATGCTTTGAggactttgatttttttttttacaccaacTCTGAGCCTTTATGCTTTTCCCATAATATCTTGGcaaatgtttgaatatttacaTCATTTACTTATTTTGGCAATCTACTTGTTTGTGTACTATTGGTCAGATATCTGCCCAAATGGTCATTATCTAGCATTGACTGAAATTGGAGCATAATTTACAATAAGTCCAAGACACACCCTCAAGATGTCAGTGCTCAGACAGAGGATGGTGGTTGCCAGCTTTGTGCACTTTCCACTCAAAATGGATTCAGTGTCTTGTCTACAAGCTACGAAGGATTCAAACCTAAGAACTTATTGCTATGCAAAGTTCCTGAAAATGAACATGCACTAAAGGACATTAGCTAAACTATGAGCAAAACATAAATGTGGCTACAGAATCTCATTACTGAAGTTATGGACACTTTAATTGTATGATCTCTAACATGtttgtcaaaaatgaaaaaaaaaaagaaaaaaaaaaagaaaaacaagacgaGAAGTCATTCCCTTCTCATGATTCAACCAATGGTAATTCTGGGAATATGGAATTGCTGTAACCGAGTTTGTCGACTTGCTCCTCAGCTTTCTTGTGTAACTTGTGTATACTGCTTTGTTATTTCTAAACGGAAGTGCATATAAATATATTGTGTATTAGAAGGTCACTAGAATCTTTGTCTTTCAGTCATTACTAACTGGAGAAATATCCATTTTATTCAGAACATGCGGAATGGTCCAACAGATTTTATAACAGCAACACACGTTCTTACACCATTAACGAactgctagaaaaaaaaattctttaagaATTGCATACAAATTTTTGAGCAAGAGTGATTGTAATGCACCCTGCAGGGAAAGGACCTGTTCAAATGAAGGGGATTAATGGCTGACTGATTATCCAACCTCTGTCCAGCCCTGCAAACTTGACAAAGACTGTCATTGTCAGATGGGTGACAGTTTAATGAAAAAGTTGAACCAGCCAGCTTCATTCTACTTTAGTGAAGACTGGTGACACTCCAGATTGGTTAATAATGACCTGATTATAGTAATTACAAGGCACCAGAAGATTCTGTTGATTAAGAATGGTCATGTCACAGTAGCGCTTGTGTTTGCTTGtactttgagatttttttttctttttcaaaggctttttttGGCCAGCTTATCAAAGCACATATTTTCCTACAATCTTCTGTGCTCCTCTCCTTATTAGGTATAATACCTGTTTTTTGGAGAGGGGCTTTTAATGAAGAACTCATTTAATTTTATACAAAGAAAGGCCACACAGAGGTAAAAACGACAAGGCAACTGGCCTTGAGAACACAGTAGCTAGCAAGTGTATACCATTAAAATATCATGAAATTGCAACTGATGCATATTCAAGCTTACAGCATATTAGCCATATATCATCAGTACAGCCTATcagatttttaatttgtttattcacttgtttattttaaaatgttgttttggaaCTGCAGACTTA containing:
- the wnt2bb gene encoding wingless-type MMTV integration site family, member 2Bb → MLTPRVDSSWWYIGALGARVICDNIPGLVNKQRQLCQRHPDIMQSIGEGAKEWIRECQHQFRHHRWNCSTLDRDHTVFGRVMQRSSREAAFVYAISSAGVVYAITRACSQGELKTCNCDPHKRGRASDDRGEFDWGGCSDNINYGIKFAKAFVDAKERTVKDARALMNLHNNRCGRMLECKCHGVSGSCTLRTCWLAMSDFRKTGDYLRKKYNGAIEVTMNQDGTGFTVANKDFRKATKNDLVYFENSPDYCLMDKAAGSLGTAGRVCNKSSRGTDGCEVMCCGRGYDTTRIKRITKCECKFKWCCAVECKDCEEAVDIHTCKAPKRAEWLDQT